From Oreochromis niloticus isolate F11D_XX linkage group LG1, O_niloticus_UMD_NMBU, whole genome shotgun sequence, a single genomic window includes:
- the tjp1a gene encoding tight junction protein ZO-1 isoform X7 translates to MKYQKYITVMQMAMGVTASNKDCLPAKRQLWVTPADGELSPSGAPGCLDEPTGATGGAGAMAMPATSTLSLPMSQGKPSLRRIKGRIHRSKSLDSLDLLDSNSAAMEETVIWEQHTVTLHRAPGFGFGIAISGGRDNPHFQSGETSIVISDVLKGGPAEGLLQENDRVVMVNAVSMDNVEHAYAVQQLRKSGKNAKITIRRKRKVQIPASRHGDRETMSEHEEEDSDEADAYDHRSGRGGQSAYAGASGGTGTGRRHDRERSSSGRRDHSASQERSISPRSDRRSQASSAPPRPSKVTLVKSRKNEEYGLRLASHIFVKDISPESLAARDGNIQEGDVVLKINGTVTENLSLTDAKKLIERSKGKLKMVVQRDERATLLNIPDLDDSIPSANNSDRDDISEIHSLTSDHSNRSHGRGSQSHSPDRVETSEHLRHSPRQISNGSHRSRDEDRISKPGSMSTPVKNSDDVLSQASDQASSRDDKQLPPLPEPKPVYAQPGQPDVDLPVSPSDAPVPSAAHDDSILRPSMKLVKFKKGESVGLRLAGGNDVGIFVAGVLEDSPAAKEGLEEGDQILRVNNVDFANIIREEAVLFLLDLPKGDDVTILAQKKKDVYRRIVESDVGDSFYIRTHFEYEKESPYGLSFNKGEVFRVVDTLYNGKLGSWLAIRIGKNHQEVERGIIPNKNRAEQLSSVQYTLPKTPGGDRADFWRFRGLRSSKRNLRKSREDLSAQPVQTKFPAYERVVLREAGFLRPVVIFGPIADVAREKLAREVPEVFELAKTHQQQGGEKSEPRDAGTDQKSSGIIRLHTIKQIIDRDKHAVLDITPNAVDRLNYAQWYPIVVFLNPDTKQGIKNMRTRLCPESRKSARKLYDRALKLRKNNHHLFTTTINLNNMNDGWFGALKEIIHQQQNQLVWVSEGKADGVGDDDLDIHDDRLSYLSAPGSEYSMYSTDSRHTSDYEDTDTEGGAYTDQELDETLNDDVGPPTEPAITRSSEPVREDPPVIQEPPGYVSYPHTVQPDPLNRIDPAGFKAPAPQQMFQKDPYSTDNIGRGGHGMKPVTYNPQQGYHPDEQPYRDYDHPPSRYDISSSGVGGGYQEPKYRNYESYENSVPHYDQQPWNPYNQPFSTANTQAYDPRPPYGEGPDSHYTPPLRYDEPPPQQGFDGRPRYGKPTVSAPVRYDDLPPPPQPSELHYDPNSHLSTYPSAARSPEPAAQRPAYNQGPASQQKGYKPQQYDPAPVNSESSPSLHKVETPSPSPADVPKAAPARDEQQEEDPAMRPQSVLTRVKMFENKRSVSMDRARDAGDSFGNKAADLPLKAGGVIPKANSLSNLDQEKTFSRGPEPQKPQSKGSDDIVRSNHYDPDEDEDYYRKQLSYFDRLQTGSNKPQPQAQSSHSFPRMDSVEKPSPLEKKYEPVPQVTPAVPPATLPKPSPDAKPPAREDTVQTNFLPHKSFPEKSPVNGTSEQPPKTVTSTGGLPTSTYNRFAPKPYTSSAKPFSRKFDSPKFNHNLLSNDKPESAPKGRSSSPVKPQVPPQPQNADQDSGLDTFTRTTDPRSKYQQNNVNAVPKAIPVSPSALEDDEDEDEGHTVVATARGIFNSNGGVLSSIETGVSIIIPQGAIPDGVEQEIYFKVCRDNSILPPLDKEKGETLLSPLVMCGPHGLKFLKPVELRLPHCASMTPDGWSFALKSSDSSSGDPKSWQNKSLTGDPNYLVGANCVSVLIDHF, encoded by the exons GCCCCAGGATTTGGGTTTGGCATTGCCATCTCGGGTGGGCGAGACAACCCTCATTTCCAGAGTGGTGAAACATCTATTGTAATATCGGATGTGCTGAAAGGAGGTCCTGCAGAGGGTCTGCTACA agaaAATGATCGAGTAGTAATGGTCAATGCAGTCTCTATGGACAATGTAGAGCATGCCTATGCTGTTCAACAACTTCGAAAGAGTGGCAAAAATGCAAAGATA ACTATTCGCAGAAAAAGGAAAGTACAAATCCCAGCGTCACGGCACGGGGACAGGGAGACGATGTCTGAGCACGAGGAGGAGGACAGCGATGAGGCTGATGCTTACGATCACCGCAGTGGACGTGGTGGACAAAGTGCCTATGCAGGTGCAAGCGGAGGCACGGGCACTGGCAGGCGTCACGATCGGGAGCGTAGCAGCAGTGGGAGGCGGGATCACAGTGCCTCACAGGAGAGGAGCATCTCACCACGCTCCGATCGCCGATCACAAGCCTCTTCTGCTCcacccaggccctccaaggtcaCTCTTGTCAAGTCCCGCAAAAACGAAG AATATGGACTGCGGCTGGCCAGCCATATCTTTGTGAAGGACATCTCTCCAGAGAGCCTTGCAGCCAGAGATGGAAACATTCAGGAGGGAGATGTTGTACTTAAG ATTAACGGCACAGTTACAGAGAACCTATCACTGACAGATGCCAAGAAGCTGATTGAGAGGTCAAAGGGCAAGCTGAAGATGGTAGTGCAGAGAGACGAGCGGGCCACGCTGCTCAATATTCCTGACCTTGACGACAGCATCCCATCAGCCAATAACTCAGACAGAGATG ACATTTCAGAGATACATTCACTGACATCCGATCATTCCAATCGATCCCATGGGAGAGGAAGTCAATCCCATTCGCCTGACAGGGTTGAAACATCCGAGCATCTCCGCCACTCACCGCGGCAGATCAGCAATGGCAg ccATCGAAGTCGAGATGAGGATCGCATATCCAAACCGGGGTCCATGTCCACACCAGTCAAAAACTCTGATGATGTCCTGTCACAGGCCAGCGACCAAGCCAGCTCCAGAGATGACAAACAGTTACCCCCACTGCCTG AACCAAAGCCAGTTTATGCACAGCCTGGTCAGCCTGACGTGGACCTGCCTGTCAGCCCATCTGATGCCCCTGTACCCAGTGCTGCACATGATGACAGCATTCTCAG ACCAAGTATGAAGCTGGTCAAGTTCAAGAAGGGAGAGAGTGTCGGTCTGAGGTTAGCAGGCGGAAACGATGTGGGAATTTTTGTGGCAGGAGTTTTGGAAGACAGCCCCGCAGCCAAGGAGGGGCTGGAAGAGGGAGACCAGATTCTCAGG GTGAACAACGTGGACTTTGCTAACATCATCCGGGAAGAGGCTGTGCTTTTTCTGCTCGATCTTCCAAAAGGAGATGACGTTACTATTCTGGCTCAGAAGAAAAAGGATG TGTATCGAAGGATAGTGGAATCAGACGTGGGTGACTCCTTCTACATTCGAACGCATTTTGAATATGAAAAAGAGTCACCGTATGGGCTGAGCTTTAACAAGGGAGAGGTTTTCCGTGTGGTAGACACACTCTATAATGGCAAATTAGGCTCCTGGCTCGCTATCCGTATCGGCaagaaccaccaggaagtggaaaGAGGCATAATCCCCAACAAGAATAG AGCCGAGCAGCTATCCAGTGTGCAGTACACCCTTCCTAAAACGCCTGGGGGCGACAGAGCTGACTTCTGGAGGTTCAGAGGGCTGCGGAGTTCCAAGAGGAATTTGCGGAAAAGCAGGGAGGACCTGTCGGCCCAGCCTGTTCAGACCAAGTTCCCTGCCTATGAGAGGGTGGTGCTGAGGGAAG CTGGGTTCCTGAGGCCTGTGGTTATCTTTGGGCCGATTGCAGACGTGGCCCGAGAGAAACTGGCCAGGGAGGTGCCCGAAGTGTTTGAGCTAGCCA AAACACATCAGCAACAAGGAGGGGAAA AGAGTGAACCCAGGGATGCAGGAACAGACCAGAAGAGCTCTGGCATCATCCGCCTGCACACCATTAAGCAGATCATTGATCGA GACAAGCATGCAGTGCTGGATATAACCCCGAATGCAGTGGACCGACTGAACTACGCTCAGTGGTATCCAATTGTGGTGTTTCTCAACCCGGACACCAAGCAGGGCATCAAGAACATGAGGACACGGCTCTGCCCCGAGTCTAGGAAGAGCGCGAGAAAGCTTTATGATCGAGCCCTCAAGTTAAGAAAGAACAACCACCACCTCTTCACCA CAACCATTAACTTGAACAACATGAACGATGGTTGGTTTGGAGCACTGAAAGAAATCATCCATCAGCAGCAGAACCAGCTGGTGTGGGTTTCAGAGGGCAAG GCTGATGGAGTTGGCGACGATGACCTGGACATCCACGACGACCGCCTTTCCTACCTGTCGGCGCCAGGCAGTGAGTATTCCATGTACAGCACCGACAGCCGCCACACCTCCGATTACGAGGACACGGACACAGAGGGAGGAGCCTACACCGACCAGGAGCTGGATGAAACGCTGAACGATGACGTGGGTCCACCCACGGAGCCTGCCATCACGCGGTCCTCTGAGCCTGTCCGTGAGGACCCGCCTGTCATCCAAGAGCCCCCTGGCTATGTCAGCTACCCGCACACAGTGCAGCCGGACCCCCTGAACCGCATCGACCCGGCTGGTTTCAAGGCACCAGCGCCGCAGCAG ATGTTTCAGAAGGATCCGTACAGCACAGACAACATAGGCAGAGGTGGTCACGGCATGAAGCCTGTGACGTACAACCCTCAGCAGGGGTATCACCCCGACGAGCAGCCATACAGAGATTACGATCACCCACCCAGCCGGTatgacatcagcagcagtgGTGTCGGCGGTGGCTACCAGGAGCCAAAGTACCGTAACTATGAGAGCTATGAGAACAGCGTGCCTCACTACGACCAGCAACCGTGGAACCCCTACAACCAGCCGTTCTCCACTGCCAACACCCAGGCCTACGATCCCCGTCCTCCTTACGGTGAGGGCCCCGACTCTCATTACACCCCTCCCCTGCGCTACGACGAGCCGCCACCTCAGCAGGGATTTGACGGACGGCCTCGCTACGGCAAACCGACAGTTTCAGCACCTGTCCGTTACGATGATCTTCCGCCTCCCCCTCAGCCGTCTGAATTGCACTATGACCCAAATTCTCACCTGAGCACATACCCCTCAGCTGCCCGCTCACCAGAACCCGCTGCCCAGCGACCCGCCTATAACCAGGGACCAGCATCGCAGCAGAAAGGTTACAAACCTCAGCAGTACGATCCTGCTCCTGTGAACTCTGAATCCAGCCCCAGCCTTCATAAAGTCGAGACGCCCTCACCTTCACCTGCTGATGTTCCAAAAGCTGCACCTGCAAGAgatgagcagcaggaggaggatcCAGCCATGCGGCCTCAGTCAGTACTGACGAGGGTCAAAATGTTTGAGAACAAACGCTCTGTGTCCATGGACCGAGCCAGAGATGCCGGGGATTCATTTGGGAATAAG GCAGCCGATTTGCCCTTGAAAGCTGGTGGAGTAATCCCTAAAGCAAATTCTCTGAGCAACCTGGATCAAGAGAAGACCTTTAG CAGAGGGCCAGAGCCTCAGAAGCCTCAGTCCAAGGGATCCGATGACATCGTGCGCTCCAACCATTATGACCCTGATGAGGATGAGGACTACTACAGGAAACAGTTGTCTTACTTtgacagactgcagactggCTCCAATAAACCCCAACCACAAGCACAGTCCAGCCACAGCTTCCCCAG GATGGACTCTGTGGAGAAACCAAGCCCACTGGAGAAAAAATATGAACCAGTTCCCCAAGTGACACCAGCTGTGCCACCGGCCACGCTGCCCAAGCCCTCACCTGATG CCAAACCTCCTGCTCGAGAGGACACGGTCCAGACCAACTTTCTTCCTCACAAGAGCTTCCCTGAGAAGTCTCCAGTCAATGGCACCAGTGAACAGCCTCCAAAGACGGTCACTAGCACCGGGGGTTTGCCCACATCCACCTACAACCGCTTTGCGCCCAAGCCCTACACCTCCTCTGCCAAGCCTTTTTCGCGCAAGTTCGACAGTCCTAAATTCAACCACAACCTCCTGTCCAATGACAAGCCTGAGAGTGCTCCCAAG GGACGGAGCTCGAGTCCGGTAAAGCCTCAGGTACCCCCACAGCCCCAGAACGCAGACCAAGACAGTGGCCTGGACACTTTCACACGCACAACGGACCCCCGATCCAAATACCAGCAGAACAACGTAAACGCCGTGCCCAAGGCCATCCCTGTGAG CCCCAGTGCCCtagaggatgatgaagatgaagacgAAGGTCACACTGTGGTGGCAACAGCTCGTGGCATCTTCAACTCTAACGGTGGCGTTCTGAGCTCCATCGAGACAGGTGTCAGCATCATTATCCCACAGGGTGCCATCCCCGACGGCGTGGAGCAAGAGATTTACTTCAAGGTCTGTCGAGACAACAGCATCCTGCCGCCACTCGACAAGGAGAAAG GAGAGACTCTGCTCAGCCCTCTGGTGATGTGTGGACCTCACGGCCTAAAGTTCCTGAAGCCTGTGGAGCTACGCTTACCTCACTGTGCGTCAATGACCCCTGATGGTTGGTCTTTTGCTCTAAAATCCTCCGACTCCTCGTCGG GTGATCCAAAAAGCTGGCAGAACAAGTCTCTCACCGGAGACCCCAACTACCTGGTGGGAGCCAACTGTGTCTCTGTGCTCAttgaccacttttaa
- the tjp1a gene encoding tight junction protein ZO-1 isoform X4 → MKYQKYITVMQMAMGVTASNKDCLPAKRQLWVTPADGELSPSGAPGCLDEPTGATGGAGAMAMPATSTLSLPMSQGKPSLRRIKGRIHRSKSLDSLDLLDSNSAAMEETVIWEQHTVTLHRAPGFGFGIAISGGRDNPHFQSGETSIVISDVLKGGPAEGLLQENDRVVMVNAVSMDNVEHAYAVQQLRKSGKNAKITIRRKRKVQIPASRHGDRETMSEHEEEDSDEADAYDHRSGRGGQSAYAGASGGTGTGRRHDRERSSSGRRDHSASQERSISPRSDRRSQASSAPPRPSKVTLVKSRKNEEYGLRLASHIFVKDISPESLAARDGNIQEGDVVLKINGTVTENLSLTDAKKLIERSKGKLKMVVQRDERATLLNIPDLDDSIPSANNSDRDDISEIHSLTSDHSNRSHGRGSQSHSPDRVETSEHLRHSPRQISNGSHRSRDEDRISKPGSMSTPVKNSDDVLSQASDQASSRDDKQLPPLPEPKPVYAQPGQPDVDLPVSPSDAPVPSAAHDDSILRPSMKLVKFKKGESVGLRLAGGNDVGIFVAGVLEDSPAAKEGLEEGDQILRVNNVDFANIIREEAVLFLLDLPKGDDVTILAQKKKDVYRRIVESDVGDSFYIRTHFEYEKESPYGLSFNKGEVFRVVDTLYNGKLGSWLAIRIGKNHQEVERGIIPNKNRAEQLSSVQYTLPKTPGGDRADFWRFRGLRSSKRNLRKSREDLSAQPVQTKFPAYERVVLREAGFLRPVVIFGPIADVAREKLAREVPEVFELAKTHQQQGGEKSEPRDAGTDQKSSGIIRLHTIKQIIDRDKHAVLDITPNAVDRLNYAQWYPIVVFLNPDTKQGIKNMRTRLCPESRKSARKLYDRALKLRKNNHHLFTTTINLNNMNDGWFGALKEIIHQQQNQLVWVSEGKADGVGDDDLDIHDDRLSYLSAPGSEYSMYSTDSRHTSDYEDTDTEGGAYTDQELDETLNDDVGPPTEPAITRSSEPVREDPPVIQEPPGYVSYPHTVQPDPLNRIDPAGFKAPAPQQKAEAAAVPSISQQPEPKAETMPPAVDVTVKTVGALSSESPAPPYSQSSPIPEAGSLRRPAPEVAPQSISPEPLQSGLGSSEPKMFQKDPYSTDNIGRGGHGMKPVTYNPQQGYHPDEQPYRDYDHPPSRYDISSSGVGGGYQEPKYRNYESYENSVPHYDQQPWNPYNQPFSTANTQAYDPRPPYGEGPDSHYTPPLRYDEPPPQQGFDGRPRYGKPTVSAPVRYDDLPPPPQPSELHYDPNSHLSTYPSAARSPEPAAQRPAYNQGPASQQKGYKPQQYDPAPVNSESSPSLHKVETPSPSPADVPKAAPARDEQQEEDPAMRPQSVLTRVKMFENKRSVSMDRARDAGDSFGNKAADLPLKAGGVIPKANSLSNLDQEKTFSRGPEPQKPQSKGSDDIVRSNHYDPDEDEDYYRKQLSYFDRLQTGSNKPQPQAQSSHSFPRMDSVEKPSPLEKKYEPVPQVTPAVPPATLPKPSPDAKPPAREDTVQTNFLPHKSFPEKSPVNGTSEQPPKTVTSTGGLPTSTYNRFAPKPYTSSAKPFSRKFDSPKFNHNLLSNDKPESAPKGRSSSPVKPQVPPQPQNADQDSGLDTFTRTTDPRSKYQQNNVNAVPKAIPVSPSALEDDEDEDEGHTVVATARGIFNSNGGVLSSIETGVSIIIPQGAIPDGVEQEIYFKVCRDNSILPPLDKEKGETLLSPLVMCGPHGLKFLKPVELRLPHCASMTPDGDPKSWQNKSLTGDPNYLVGANCVSVLIDHF, encoded by the exons GCCCCAGGATTTGGGTTTGGCATTGCCATCTCGGGTGGGCGAGACAACCCTCATTTCCAGAGTGGTGAAACATCTATTGTAATATCGGATGTGCTGAAAGGAGGTCCTGCAGAGGGTCTGCTACA agaaAATGATCGAGTAGTAATGGTCAATGCAGTCTCTATGGACAATGTAGAGCATGCCTATGCTGTTCAACAACTTCGAAAGAGTGGCAAAAATGCAAAGATA ACTATTCGCAGAAAAAGGAAAGTACAAATCCCAGCGTCACGGCACGGGGACAGGGAGACGATGTCTGAGCACGAGGAGGAGGACAGCGATGAGGCTGATGCTTACGATCACCGCAGTGGACGTGGTGGACAAAGTGCCTATGCAGGTGCAAGCGGAGGCACGGGCACTGGCAGGCGTCACGATCGGGAGCGTAGCAGCAGTGGGAGGCGGGATCACAGTGCCTCACAGGAGAGGAGCATCTCACCACGCTCCGATCGCCGATCACAAGCCTCTTCTGCTCcacccaggccctccaaggtcaCTCTTGTCAAGTCCCGCAAAAACGAAG AATATGGACTGCGGCTGGCCAGCCATATCTTTGTGAAGGACATCTCTCCAGAGAGCCTTGCAGCCAGAGATGGAAACATTCAGGAGGGAGATGTTGTACTTAAG ATTAACGGCACAGTTACAGAGAACCTATCACTGACAGATGCCAAGAAGCTGATTGAGAGGTCAAAGGGCAAGCTGAAGATGGTAGTGCAGAGAGACGAGCGGGCCACGCTGCTCAATATTCCTGACCTTGACGACAGCATCCCATCAGCCAATAACTCAGACAGAGATG ACATTTCAGAGATACATTCACTGACATCCGATCATTCCAATCGATCCCATGGGAGAGGAAGTCAATCCCATTCGCCTGACAGGGTTGAAACATCCGAGCATCTCCGCCACTCACCGCGGCAGATCAGCAATGGCAg ccATCGAAGTCGAGATGAGGATCGCATATCCAAACCGGGGTCCATGTCCACACCAGTCAAAAACTCTGATGATGTCCTGTCACAGGCCAGCGACCAAGCCAGCTCCAGAGATGACAAACAGTTACCCCCACTGCCTG AACCAAAGCCAGTTTATGCACAGCCTGGTCAGCCTGACGTGGACCTGCCTGTCAGCCCATCTGATGCCCCTGTACCCAGTGCTGCACATGATGACAGCATTCTCAG ACCAAGTATGAAGCTGGTCAAGTTCAAGAAGGGAGAGAGTGTCGGTCTGAGGTTAGCAGGCGGAAACGATGTGGGAATTTTTGTGGCAGGAGTTTTGGAAGACAGCCCCGCAGCCAAGGAGGGGCTGGAAGAGGGAGACCAGATTCTCAGG GTGAACAACGTGGACTTTGCTAACATCATCCGGGAAGAGGCTGTGCTTTTTCTGCTCGATCTTCCAAAAGGAGATGACGTTACTATTCTGGCTCAGAAGAAAAAGGATG TGTATCGAAGGATAGTGGAATCAGACGTGGGTGACTCCTTCTACATTCGAACGCATTTTGAATATGAAAAAGAGTCACCGTATGGGCTGAGCTTTAACAAGGGAGAGGTTTTCCGTGTGGTAGACACACTCTATAATGGCAAATTAGGCTCCTGGCTCGCTATCCGTATCGGCaagaaccaccaggaagtggaaaGAGGCATAATCCCCAACAAGAATAG AGCCGAGCAGCTATCCAGTGTGCAGTACACCCTTCCTAAAACGCCTGGGGGCGACAGAGCTGACTTCTGGAGGTTCAGAGGGCTGCGGAGTTCCAAGAGGAATTTGCGGAAAAGCAGGGAGGACCTGTCGGCCCAGCCTGTTCAGACCAAGTTCCCTGCCTATGAGAGGGTGGTGCTGAGGGAAG CTGGGTTCCTGAGGCCTGTGGTTATCTTTGGGCCGATTGCAGACGTGGCCCGAGAGAAACTGGCCAGGGAGGTGCCCGAAGTGTTTGAGCTAGCCA AAACACATCAGCAACAAGGAGGGGAAA AGAGTGAACCCAGGGATGCAGGAACAGACCAGAAGAGCTCTGGCATCATCCGCCTGCACACCATTAAGCAGATCATTGATCGA GACAAGCATGCAGTGCTGGATATAACCCCGAATGCAGTGGACCGACTGAACTACGCTCAGTGGTATCCAATTGTGGTGTTTCTCAACCCGGACACCAAGCAGGGCATCAAGAACATGAGGACACGGCTCTGCCCCGAGTCTAGGAAGAGCGCGAGAAAGCTTTATGATCGAGCCCTCAAGTTAAGAAAGAACAACCACCACCTCTTCACCA CAACCATTAACTTGAACAACATGAACGATGGTTGGTTTGGAGCACTGAAAGAAATCATCCATCAGCAGCAGAACCAGCTGGTGTGGGTTTCAGAGGGCAAG GCTGATGGAGTTGGCGACGATGACCTGGACATCCACGACGACCGCCTTTCCTACCTGTCGGCGCCAGGCAGTGAGTATTCCATGTACAGCACCGACAGCCGCCACACCTCCGATTACGAGGACACGGACACAGAGGGAGGAGCCTACACCGACCAGGAGCTGGATGAAACGCTGAACGATGACGTGGGTCCACCCACGGAGCCTGCCATCACGCGGTCCTCTGAGCCTGTCCGTGAGGACCCGCCTGTCATCCAAGAGCCCCCTGGCTATGTCAGCTACCCGCACACAGTGCAGCCGGACCCCCTGAACCGCATCGACCCGGCTGGTTTCAAGGCACCAGCGCCGCAGCAG AAAGCAGAGGCCGCTGCTGTCCCTAGCATCTCCCAGCAGCCTGAGCCCAAGGCTGAGACAATGCCCCCTGCTGTCGACGTTACTGTAAAAACTGTAGGGGCTCTGAGCTCTGAGTCTCCTGCACCTCCCTACAGCCAGTCAAGCCCCATCCCAGAGGCTGGCTCACTTAGGAGGCCCGCACCTGAGGTAGCACCTCAGAGCATCTCGCCAGAACCTCTACAGTCTGGACTGGGCAGTTCAGAACCAAAG ATGTTTCAGAAGGATCCGTACAGCACAGACAACATAGGCAGAGGTGGTCACGGCATGAAGCCTGTGACGTACAACCCTCAGCAGGGGTATCACCCCGACGAGCAGCCATACAGAGATTACGATCACCCACCCAGCCGGTatgacatcagcagcagtgGTGTCGGCGGTGGCTACCAGGAGCCAAAGTACCGTAACTATGAGAGCTATGAGAACAGCGTGCCTCACTACGACCAGCAACCGTGGAACCCCTACAACCAGCCGTTCTCCACTGCCAACACCCAGGCCTACGATCCCCGTCCTCCTTACGGTGAGGGCCCCGACTCTCATTACACCCCTCCCCTGCGCTACGACGAGCCGCCACCTCAGCAGGGATTTGACGGACGGCCTCGCTACGGCAAACCGACAGTTTCAGCACCTGTCCGTTACGATGATCTTCCGCCTCCCCCTCAGCCGTCTGAATTGCACTATGACCCAAATTCTCACCTGAGCACATACCCCTCAGCTGCCCGCTCACCAGAACCCGCTGCCCAGCGACCCGCCTATAACCAGGGACCAGCATCGCAGCAGAAAGGTTACAAACCTCAGCAGTACGATCCTGCTCCTGTGAACTCTGAATCCAGCCCCAGCCTTCATAAAGTCGAGACGCCCTCACCTTCACCTGCTGATGTTCCAAAAGCTGCACCTGCAAGAgatgagcagcaggaggaggatcCAGCCATGCGGCCTCAGTCAGTACTGACGAGGGTCAAAATGTTTGAGAACAAACGCTCTGTGTCCATGGACCGAGCCAGAGATGCCGGGGATTCATTTGGGAATAAG GCAGCCGATTTGCCCTTGAAAGCTGGTGGAGTAATCCCTAAAGCAAATTCTCTGAGCAACCTGGATCAAGAGAAGACCTTTAG CAGAGGGCCAGAGCCTCAGAAGCCTCAGTCCAAGGGATCCGATGACATCGTGCGCTCCAACCATTATGACCCTGATGAGGATGAGGACTACTACAGGAAACAGTTGTCTTACTTtgacagactgcagactggCTCCAATAAACCCCAACCACAAGCACAGTCCAGCCACAGCTTCCCCAG GATGGACTCTGTGGAGAAACCAAGCCCACTGGAGAAAAAATATGAACCAGTTCCCCAAGTGACACCAGCTGTGCCACCGGCCACGCTGCCCAAGCCCTCACCTGATG CCAAACCTCCTGCTCGAGAGGACACGGTCCAGACCAACTTTCTTCCTCACAAGAGCTTCCCTGAGAAGTCTCCAGTCAATGGCACCAGTGAACAGCCTCCAAAGACGGTCACTAGCACCGGGGGTTTGCCCACATCCACCTACAACCGCTTTGCGCCCAAGCCCTACACCTCCTCTGCCAAGCCTTTTTCGCGCAAGTTCGACAGTCCTAAATTCAACCACAACCTCCTGTCCAATGACAAGCCTGAGAGTGCTCCCAAG GGACGGAGCTCGAGTCCGGTAAAGCCTCAGGTACCCCCACAGCCCCAGAACGCAGACCAAGACAGTGGCCTGGACACTTTCACACGCACAACGGACCCCCGATCCAAATACCAGCAGAACAACGTAAACGCCGTGCCCAAGGCCATCCCTGTGAG CCCCAGTGCCCtagaggatgatgaagatgaagacgAAGGTCACACTGTGGTGGCAACAGCTCGTGGCATCTTCAACTCTAACGGTGGCGTTCTGAGCTCCATCGAGACAGGTGTCAGCATCATTATCCCACAGGGTGCCATCCCCGACGGCGTGGAGCAAGAGATTTACTTCAAGGTCTGTCGAGACAACAGCATCCTGCCGCCACTCGACAAGGAGAAAG GAGAGACTCTGCTCAGCCCTCTGGTGATGTGTGGACCTCACGGCCTAAAGTTCCTGAAGCCTGTGGAGCTACGCTTACCTCACTGTGCGTCAATGACCCCTGATG GTGATCCAAAAAGCTGGCAGAACAAGTCTCTCACCGGAGACCCCAACTACCTGGTGGGAGCCAACTGTGTCTCTGTGCTCAttgaccacttttaa